The Ostrea edulis chromosome 1, xbOstEdul1.1, whole genome shotgun sequence genomic sequence TGATTTTCGGATTTTTAGTGTTTGTAACCGACTGAGAAAAGGCTTTCTCTAGCTGCCCCTCCCCACCTGTGTGGTTTACCTGAAATAACACATAAAATCACAACTTCTTCAACAACATTGGAACTATCACACATACTATAGGATGTACAAATGTACCGATAAACATATTCTTTGTGATATTCACTGAACTTaccaaattaattaaaatttgttcCCCATAATTGAAAACTAAATCATCAAAGTGTCTTTGAAAAACCTCTATCtgcaaatacaatgtacaggcACATTTATATAGGAACACAATAAGTTTctttataatgtacatgtatatcaacacaTGTGCATTTCTATACAAAGGAGTCTATAGAATCATTCTAAGTTCTGagaaattttatcaaaagatTAACTCTTATCAAAtaagtttgtgttaaaatgttgtAATCAATTCTTTATATAACCAAGACTAGCATTTCAATACACATTTTAGTAAGATAAGATGAATATATGAATCATATTGACAATACTATTCAACACgactaaatattttataattactAAGTGTAATACTAACATGACTAGACGTGTTAAGTTTGAACTTGGGTTTATATTGTAGATTGGGTCTTTGTGTCCAAAACAGTGGAATGGAACCTCTAACCTGCAAAATACATAGTACACATAATGGGCTGAAGACAAAGGTCATGTACTTAAATGAACTGGCTTCAGGAACAAGGTCCGAAAACAACATGTATATGGTCAATTTCTTCATCATTCATGAATTTGGTAAACTATCTAATTTACATACAACCTACACATATATCAAATATAGAAAAAGTCACCGAACAAAAATTAAAGACATTGAATGCGACCTTCATAGGATAATCTTTCTACTGAACATTGCATTGATGTTTTGACTGGGACAAATTTCATACTCTGAGCTAACCTGAACATATGAACACTTGCTTCCCTCATACTGTACAATCTGTTCTGTCTCCACAAAGTTAGCCACCTGTCCCTCCGTGTCGATGCCCCTGACGTAGAATCGGGTGCCCGCACGATACACGGAACGGCGGGAGATCAATACGTAGTCGAAGGTCTTGTTGTTGATGTTACACGACTGACATTCTATGACTTAATTCAAATCAAGGaagaaataaattcaattgCACATTAGTAGTGTCAGATGTATTGATGTACAACCAAAAAGACAAGGTTCACAATAATAACGACAATTACAATGTATTCTTAGCcattaaaatacatacatgtatgtaaaattcacttcatttttctaaaattcagTATCAAATTATGGAATGGATGGGGGGTATCAGTTTGTGACATCTTTCATAGCAGTATTTGTACGGAGAAATTATGTCGGTTTCAGATATAAAGAAAGTAAATAATTCTGCTAAACAGAGGATACAGCCGTGAACAACCGGTAAACAATAGCGGCCAAGGTCCGACTGCTGGGAAAGCTCTCTCAACAGGTGCCCATTCCACATAAACCTGGGATCCGCCTACAAACAATCACAAAATGTAACACATAATcacaaaatataacaaattattacaaaatgtaaCAAAAATCAAATCACTTCAAAGGATactttatttaaggaatgaaaagtaatttttatccattttatatgatataaagtaAGTTGAGAGAGTTTTAAACATGCTGTTTATGAAATAGAGTAAACTGCCTCAACTTACTTTATATTGTGTAAAATaagtaaaaattacttttattccATATAATTCAATTTACCAAACCACGTTTGGTATCATTTGATGAATAATTCTAAATGAAGTATGAATTTTATATgatgcagaccaatagcaacaaaatagaaacaaAACAGCTAAATGTATTGTGACACCCTTCCTAGGACATCATATCATGGGACTAAAcaacaactttgtttatatgatataaagaatgttgataaagtcaaatgaaccaatcaaattgcgtgttacaagtaaaattaaactATAATgtcataaatattaaaaaaaattgatgttcATAATAAGAAttacaaaaaaatatgaaaatggtgtactatatacatgtatattctgatatacatgtatgcagttACATTTTTAACGATCCATGAATATCtcttaaaaataaaagagaatgaaaaatcacacccTTTCAACGAGTGACATAGTGTGAAAGTCTGGACTGGTGTTGAACAGCCTCTGGAAACTGTGGGTCAGATCAAAGTTGGTGCAGTAATAGTAGCCGTCCATCTTTAGAGCACTCTCCAACATGTTCAGGTATGTCTTGTTATGGGCATTCTGCAAATTACAAAATACGACACTCCGTAAATTTTCTCAATTTTCTACACACTACCTAATCACAAGACAGAGGTGTAAGTACTGCATCCATGTCTTGTACATAAAATGatcgcatatacatgtactactttaATCAACAGAATACTCAGAAGTCATCATGTTATAGTTGATATTTAAAGTCACCCTCCTTGTTCACATAATCTGTGATGGGACATACAGAATTGTAAATGTGGACGATTTTTCCGCTCTGATACCTGTTGTTCTGTGAGGTGCAGCAGAGTTCGTTTGAAGGACAAAACCTCTGTGTCGATAACCTTCCATACTGTGTGTCCATCCACATCCCCGATCTTCTCCCTCTTAGTGATTACAATCAGATAGGGACCTATTGCCAtgatttcatatcataagcAGTTTTAGTAATAATACATGAATACACAATACAAAATTGCATCAAAATATACTATGCATAAATTACAAGGAAAACAAAAAGCTTACCTGCTATGAGTCTGATTATTCCAAATATTCCATAAATGGGCTTGGTTACACTGGCCGATGGCAGCTGCCCTTTATTTGCTATATAATATACAAAGAATTTccatatctatataatatacaaaGGGATTTACATATCTATATTATATACTAAGAATTTCCATATCTCTTACTCAATGCTTAATTAATGTGTCTTTTTATGTTTCATTGATGTCTTTTTATGCTTCATTGATGTCTTTTTATTCTTCATTAAGTGTCTTATTCTAATTATGCTGCTATACTACTTTACCCTGCAGACCGATTTCTTGTGACACCCTGTCAATCACCAGTAATTCATCTATTCCAGAATCCACAGGCTGAATATAAAACTTGTCTGTCGTCACATGACTGtgaaaaaaatgcatatttacaatgtatgttatTGAATTACTGGTCCATTATGTaatgtaaattatgtaaaaatatttgtcAGTGAATTTCCCTCCTGCTTGGTAATATTGTAGCATAGAGGATCCTCAATACAAATCTGTTTAAATCATGTGATGGCTCTTGTCACTGCAGGGAGTTACTAGCATGGAAGAGTTAACTCCCTGAAAATCAGTAAAAACTAATTAAAGACATAGGTAACATTTCtctataatatataatttttcatgacaTTTTGGGTAATATTCACTCAGTTTCTACTAAACAATTGGGGTATATTACcaggtctgttttagagttagcataAATActtcctggttgtggcaagtaaaaatgtatgtCAGCTCATACATATTACAAAAGGTTGAATATATGAACATTACTAACTTAAAGTTATTGTACCCAAGGAAGGGAGATAAACATTTGGATCAATCAGGGATCGAACCCGTTATCCTTACATTACCGGATAGGTGATCTGACCAGGCCGAAGTAAGGAGTATGGTGATAGCACTACACAATGTGAATGATTTAAAcctatttcagaaatcatacaaaaatacattgatCAATAATACAGGAAAATGTGCTTCGTAAAACCCCATTACAGACACATTTGTCTGATTTTATGGGGAGAGGGGGAAACATGTTTAtgatttttgttcaaaattaatacctttaaaaaaatagtTAAATGGACCCATTCTATACAACTGAATATTACATTAAGTTTGAAGGAGATTTGGAATTCAATAGAAAACTCTGCCTCAGCACTGTTCTAATTCACTCAGGTTTGAGCTATGACATCACGAACACAATAGTCATGTAGCAGTCAGCCAGGTTCAATGACTGGTGGCCAGagagctcagttggtagagacccgactagagattcagggggcttGGGTTCAAACcccagtctggtccattgcattttctccattCCTGTTGCATTTGGTgctgtagaccagcccctggaactgacaggtgaaaatgtctGCCAGGGTATAAAGATCCTGTTTTGAACTGTTGATATCTTCTGGGTGTGAAGACATtaaaggagggaggaatgtagcaaTCAGACGGATTTGATCAGCAGAAGCCAGATAGCTCAGGTGGTAAAGTACCTGACTGAAGATTGAGGGGGGGCCAGGTTCGAGTCCCAGTCTGGTTCATTGCACTTCTCCCTTCCTTTTAAAGCTATAATGTCACAGCCTATTACGAGACCTAGTATAGTTTAGTAGGCTATCGTGCCATAGCTAGTAAAGTGATGACAGCCGCTATTACAACATGAAGTCCCTGACAGCAAAGATTTCAATCATGTGATCAGTGTCCTCCCTATCAACATCTAAATGAGATTATGACAAATTCTGTGAGATAATGCTGATATTTTTTCAGAACAATTGCGACGGAAAATAAAAAAGGCTGAACTAAATAAGACCATGGGCCAAAATCTCACAACATATAATAACAGAATACCACCAATATATACATGCGAGTATATTCTGATTTGTTTTCCACCTGAGGGCAAATGAACGTGTATATTAGACTTGGTATGACCGTGTACATGTTTCATTCACGTAAAATGCCTAAggttatttacattatataatcATCTACATAATGAATCGCATTACCCTTAACAGGGTAAGAGTCTTTCAGTATGTTTTAATACATTACTTTACTGACAATAAAACGCTGTCATTAGTAAACTCAGAGTCAGAGCCGGTCAAATATTAAAAGTGTTCAACTCCAAAGCGCCGAAGATGAGATTAACTGCATTCAACAAGTATTTTGTAACGAAACTAAAACTGCTTTAAACAGAGCATCTTATGCATTACATACACACTTGAGACAATAATTAACGCCCACTTACAGATGGAGCGATTCGTGAACCGCCATCTTCTATGTTTTCTACGTGGACTGAAAATTACCTCCGCACACAAAAGAGTTCCCTTGGCGAGTTCAGGAAGTGGTGGATCTGACATTTGTTCTTCCGTGTAatatcagggacctatatactaacgttagtatataggtccctagTAATATAATGGGTGAGATTGGGCTTGATATGTGAACTGTTCAAAGCCTTTACCAGTGAGGATATCAGTACAAATGTGCAGTCAAGCCCAAGCATAGCCGATATTACTTTCCATGTAGTTTTTTTTCCCCCCAAACAAATTACAGGTGACTGAGCTAGTTATGggcatgaccccccccccccttttttttttagtttaaatatttgtagaatgactatatatcatatgatcattttcatttttattactcGTTTTACTCTTAATAATTATGTATGCACGTAAATAAAATAACCGTTATTTTGCACCTTTGGTACAcacttattaaaaaaaacccgaGTAAAATGGTTACATTCATTCTGtaacttggggggggggggggttaaactataagtgggggaggggtgtATGACCATGTCCACAAGTGCATGTGAAAATACAAATGAGACTTTTAAAAGGATGAGTCCATATTGCGTGTTGAGCATACTGAGGAAACCTCTTGCAAATCAACATGGAAAACTATAAGACACCACTCAGTACATGGGCGTTTCGAGCACGAGTCATTTCAGatatttgataatattttaAAGTATAGTTTTTTAAAGTATTGATATATTTAACATATGTATGAGTGAGAATGTACATGGTAAAAGGAACAGGGAGCGAGGGGCGGAGGGAGAATTAACACTGCTCAAGGTGAACATTACACATTCAAAAAATTGTAATCCATATGTATGGTTGTaggtagtccgaaatatctggcgttttcctggcttttttttatgattttaatttttaccgTGTCAGGAAAATTTTCCCGTTATAGGTTTTCCTGGCATGGTAAATATCGAAGTCAtaaaaaaagcctggaaaacgtaagatatttcggactaggtTGTAGGGTCAATCGATTCAATATGAACGTTGTCATACACGTGCTTTTGTTAATATGTCTTGATTTAATTTCTGTCTTTGAGAAGAGgttaattgaattttttttcttctcttgaaTGTGTACTGAATACACAAACTGTACCTGTATTTCATGACTCTTCGATGTGCAAATATAACGAACCACGCGACCATTTGTTTTTTCGGTTTGATTTGGTTGTAACCATCCCAATATGCTTAAGAAAACCATTATATACACTTAacacatggttttttttttattattattcatatgcATTTCTTTGTCTTTATTGCTACAGCCCATTTTCACACCCTTTTGTAAGGTCAAACACATCTGTTaatttaaaatcccttgattaTTCGACTTGAGGTCCTCTATTGTAGCACcaaaagaaagagagaaaaccATGGAGTTTGCGAGAATATACAAGTTAATCATAGTTCATTGATCGGATAGAGACATCCATTGTATGTAGAACATCTATAAATCTGGTttgaataaaagaaatttttgaGACGTGATCGAGCACATCTATCAAGACAAGTAAAATGAAATTACGAGCTGAAAGGATATCAACTCAGTTAAATCAGTGAACTTAGACCCCCTCCCTTCCCCTCCCCAGAATAACCAAAAAAGAACAAagaaaccaaacaaacaaaaatacctAAGGGCCTTTTCGGTAGATCtgtaatatttttctcatttctGATTTTAAAAGTTAATGGACATCATCTAAGTCAGCAATcatggacaccccccccccccctttccgaaaaaaaaaataatccgGAGGGACATTTTAGtagacaatatttttttcatatctaaTTGTACATCAACTCAGTTTTTATTTAGTCACTGAATCGGGATCCCCACCCCGAGACTGGGGGAcatttcagggccgtaaattacatggaggcggaggaggcagctgcctcctccaacttttgagccaaaaaaattaaaatttaaagttcattagaatttatgttgtttccaataactaagaacatgatacctcccttaaaaagcattccaaatctttcttttagaatgagttagtcaagtaacatcttagaaggccctagaatcaaggattttgcacgaaacgtgttcagtgtgcacaaaatgtgctcagcgtctgggggcctgggcggcccccagacccccgcctaatttcctgcctcctccaaattgaaggttaatttacggccctgcattTCCAGTAGACAACATATAACtatttctggggggggggggggggtattaaaaaaacaatacacaaacactatcGCAATGAGGCAACCACGAAAGGAAATTCTAATCATATTAGATAAGGTATTTCGTTAATCGacatttacatgcatgtacttTCAAAATCGTATCCATCCATGGAGCAATTGAGGTCGTATTTTGAATTATCAAATGTTTTCTGTGACGATATTAGAATAATGTCGTATCATACTTGTTAttaagaatttgtttacataaaaaatggtgtaaatattacattgataaaacattttgtttaaaactagTGATGTTTTGATGAATGGTATTTCCAACAAGCGGAGTAAATGAGGAAACCCCTGAGTGAAAAAAATCCCACTCAAATAGTGAATCGCCTGTCAAAAAGATGAAGcttaaagaaataatttatatagtttttcttTATTCTAATGTTTAGGTAACTTTATGTCTAAGGCAGGAATGTTCTTATATTGATGAAATATTGGAAGGAATCAGGTCTATTAAACTACACAAATGGCAACTTTCAGTTCATTTATTCTCATAAGTCAATCAACATGACATAGAGAAATACATAGACAATCACACtaaaatttatatacacatGCGAGTTGATGTCAAACAAATATATTAACTGAAAAATAGTCTCCCCAATTTTTATATAAACGCATCGTACGGTTTTgatcacaggcaattatatcgcttgggttcgaatttactattaaatagCAGGGGCGAATTCAGGAATTGctgttacgggggggggggacactttatgaggcagtgggtccagggtgaagcccggggggggggggtggggggtgggaaGGGGGGCAGGGAGCAAAGCCCCCGGAAGTTCCTGGtttatacagattttatagggcttgaaatatgtctctatttagtcatttgtactattttctataattctttgtaaggtgaaattaatacaattacgcaaattttaagaggtttttggaaaaaattaagttcttccaattaagcaattcaagaaatcaaaagattttgtcatttctttctccgagagtggaaaaaattattgcttcttttatcatttagtacatttttctaattaagataccacgatttaccttaaatttgaaaattttaggggaggGGGGGACGCCGACTGCGctccccccttaaatccgccactgaataaTGCTCTTAAAAGCTTTCAATGAGAGAAAGGGAGAGAAattaagatgtgtttgtgatgATGACCCCTTTTAGCAGCAACGGATGtttgtcccgtgtcacagtaggtgtggcatgcgaAAGAACcgtcactgctcaatggccgtaagcgccgagcatagggtTAAATTTGAAGCCCCTTCACccatcttggtgacgtctccatatgagtgaaaaattctcgagtgagacgttaagcaatcAATCAGTTAAACCAAATCACTAGCCATTTAAAATGCACGAATATGGGTTCTTAGAATTTTAAttgtaattttaaatttcaattctttaaagcCAATACCGGTACTAAAAGTCGGAGAATGCGTAAATGTTAAATTAAAATAGCAAAACCaacagtccaaacatttatatgcactttaaaaacggctttttaaaaacaattaatgaacataaatttttcggtgatagaaagtaattatgatagaaatatgtggtgtacaaagtttaatgtaaagacataacaattggcatcatattgtaaacaggcgaccgcgcttccgaaagctataataaaatataatgaataatagtaaactatggtacaagtcacttaccccatataatattgttgattatgttcagatacccgatgggcgtggtcatGACACTCGGGAGCTACGCTCCgtcgtgtcattatgaccacacccatcgggtatctgcacataaccaacaaAATCATATGGGTAACTACTACATGCACTGAAATTTCATTGGGGAACAGGGATGGTATGTATTTAGCTGTTGAGTTAGTTTCAAGTCAGTGTAGAGTAGGGTGCATGCTGGCGATACATAAACCGATTCCTACagtataaggaatacaaaactaagagcttggcaaacacggacccctgaatataccagaggtgggatcaggtgcctaggaggagtaagcatcccctgtcgattggTCACACCCATGCACCGTGAGCcgtatattttgatcaggtaaacggagtaatccgtagtcaaaatcagtatgtaaagaacggcctaattacaatcggtatgacacacgtcagacagcatttgacctaatgacagattgtattggcaaacgaccttagaatttgcgaaaagagactgttgaaatccctgtaagatcaaattgtttgtcagtaacctgcctcgatttcatttttaaaaaattttattGGTAGACTGACTGAACTATTGTGTAGGAGAATCGATCATCCATTCATCTCTGTACAGTGACGAAAGTATGCAGGGCTCTTGAGATCTGTCATGGAGTAGGTCGACCTGAGGACACTCAAAACAATCAAGCTGACTGGACACTCCGTTGTACTTCATATTTATGGGTTGTTTTCTGAAAAAGTTTCTTTTTATTTCCTCAAACGTGTGTTCATATTATGAAAAGTATTAAACAATACCTCTACTTGTATATCACTTGTATTTTATATGGCACATAATATAAAGACATATTTACACAGATGATATGAAAcgtattttgaatttgtattctttatgggaataaaagttgtttttaTTACGGTAGCTCTCTTCTTCTCTACTAATCAGTTTATTCTTTATACACGTATTTACAGTTTTTAAACAgtgattgtttttaaagaatgtgTTTCTTCAATATGCAATCTATTAATAaaagtcttctttttttttttttttaaacattctcACTTTCATAAAActacaatattattttttttctctggCATGACAGATTATATTCATCAACGCAATTACGTAAATACTACagtacttatacatgtacattaaaattaTCTTGCATAAAGAAAattagtatttgaaataacaatgtAGCAGAATCACAGctaaaacatgtaaatgttcGGGAAATATGTAATGAGGATAATCCCCCGCACGTAAGCCCACACAAGAGGATAAGTGCTTATATTTAGCTCTCTCTACATCCTTTCAAACATCTACCATTTGTTCATAACTGCATGATTGTTTCGTAGATAGTAGTAAATACTAAATACAAATCTCCGGTAACTTGTAAATGGCTTTGTCgaatattcatttcatttatattgtatttatagTCATGTTTCTAAATCTTGCTTCGCACCCAGTGCTTTGTGACGGTAAGTCGTGGGGATCATCTCTCTCCCATTATCTCTCTCTTAAACAGGATTCAGTGTTAATTTGTCGCATTGTTTCAATTTTGTCAATTTTTAGATTCTGTATGGTCTGCATGGTCCAGATGTAAAACGCCGTGCCCGTGGAAATGGTGCAGAAACACACTTTGTATAGGAGCCAGAACAAGGAGCAAAACTTGCACTAACTCTGAAAAAGATACCGAAGGTAGAAACTGTACTGGGGcttataaagaaaatgttttctgtTTGTTGAATGATTGTCGGGTGAAAGGAGAGTGGAGTGACTGGACGAGCTGGTCTGCCTGTAGTGTGACGTGTGGAACCGGTTATCGACAACGAATCAGGTTCTGTTCAGATCAGGAAACCGTCTGCCGAGGAAGTAACTTTGAAAAGGTTTTCTGTGATGCAGAACTTGTGTGTTCGGATGAGGGCTTCTTTAGCCCGTGGAGTGAATGGGGCTTGTGTTCGCAGCCGTGTGGAGGGATTAGAGAAAGGCAGAGAACTTGTGCAGAACCATTGTTGTCTGGCAAACACTGTTCGGGAAATTTGGAGGAAATTGGAAAGTGTAGTGCAAACAACTGTAAAGGTAAATTGTATTatcgttacatgtacatatatattattacacaTTAACTGTGAGGTAACTTGTATTatcgttacatgtacatatatattattacacaTTAACTGAGGTAACTTGTATTatcgttacatgtacatatatattattacacaTTAACTGTGAGGTAACTTGTATTatcgttacatgtacatatttattacACATTAACTGTGAGGTAACTTGTATTatcgttacatgtacatatatattattacacaTTAACTGTGAGGTAACTTGTATTatcgttacatgtacatatatatattacacattaACTGTGAGGTAACTTGTATTatcgttacatgtacatatatatattacacattaACTGTGAGGTAACTTGTATTatcgttacatgtacatatatattattacacaTTAACTGTGAGGTAACTTGTATTatcgttacatgtacatatatatatattacacattaACTGTGAGGTAACTTGTATTatcgttacatgtacatatatattacaaattaacTGTGAGGTAACCTGTATTatcgttacatgtacatatatattattacacaTTAACTGTGAGGTAACTTGTATTatcgttacatgtacatatttattacACATTAACTGTGAGGTAACTTGTATTatcgttacatgtacatatatattattacacaTTAACTGTGAGGTAACTTGTATTatcgttacatgtacatatatattattacacaTTAACTGTGAGGTAACTTGTATTatcgttacatgtacatatatatattacacattaACTGTGAGGTAACTTGTATTatcgttacatgtacatatatatattacacattaACTGTGAGGTAACTTGTATTatcgttacatgtacatatatattattacacaTTAACTGTGAGGTAACTTGTattattgttacatgtacatatatatatattacacattaACTGTGAGGTAACTTGTATTatcgttacatgtacatatatattacaaattaacTGTGAGGTAACCTGTATTatcgttacatgtacatatatattattacacaTTAACTGTGAGGTAACTTGTATTatcgttacatgtacatatatattacacattAACTGTGAGGTAACTTGTATTatcgttacatgtacataaatattacACTTT encodes the following:
- the LOC130053127 gene encoding phosphatidylinositol-3-phosphatase SAC1-like isoform X1 — its product is MAVHESLHLHVTTDKFYIQPVDSGIDELLVIDRVSQEIGLQANKGQLPSASVTKPIYGIFGIIRLIAGPYLIVITKREKIGDVDGHTVWKVIDTEVLSFKRTLLHLTEQQNAHNKTYLNMLESALKMDGYYYCTNFDLTHSFQRLFNTSPDFHTMSLVERADPRFMWNGHLLRELSQQSDLGRYCLPVVHGFIECQSCNINNKTFDYVLISRRSVYRAGTRFYVRGIDTEGQVANFVETEQIVQYEGSKCSYVQVRGSIPLFWTQRPNLQYKPKFKLNTSSHIEVFQRHFDDLVFNYGEQILINLVNHTGGEGQLEKAFSQSVTNTKNPKIRYEYFDFHHECRKMRWDRLSILTDRLGEDIKRIGYFAIGKDGICQSQQEGVFRTNCIDCLDRTNVVQGILARIVLEKQLTKLGVLEASQRITDMKTFISKFNNIWADNADAVSKQYAGTGALKTDFTRQGKRTKMGLVMDGWNSLIRYFKNNFGDGFRQDAIDLILGNYVIEENEGISRPSPLQAERDWKFYAVPVIFVIAMGMCLISILLPDESWSEQFMYILFWGTASIVSLGVIYIYGSEFVDQPKLVHTQARVNGAVMYDTPKQA
- the LOC130048124 gene encoding semaphorin-5B-like; this encodes MALSNIHFIYIVFIVMFLNLASHPVLCDDSVWSAWSRCKTPCPWKWCRNTLCIGARTRSKTCTNSEKDTEGRNCTGAYKENVFCLLNDCRVKGEWSDWTSWSACSVTCGTGYRQRIRFCSDQETVCRGSNFEKVFCDAELVCSDEGFFSPWSEWGLCSQPCGGIRERQRTCAEPLLSGKHCSGNLEEIGKCSANNCKGKLYYRYMYIYIITH